Genomic segment of Rattus norvegicus strain BN/NHsdMcwi chromosome 7, GRCr8, whole genome shotgun sequence:
tccaaatcttgcttttctggtgtgttggaatatccagtatttgctactatgggagagctgggttctgatgatgtcaagtagccatgatttctgctgcttaggttcATGCACGTGCCTCTTGTTATCTGTTTATCTCTGATGTTTtttggtcttgttgtctctgactggagtttgtcactcctgtgggcctgtgagcttgTGAGCCTAtgaacctgtgagcctgtgagcctgtgagcatGTGAGCCTTTGAGCCTGTGATTTTAGGAGTTAGAATCCTCCTGTGAAACCACCTTTCTCAGGGCAGGTTTTGGATCAGAGAGTTGTGGGGCTTCCCCAGCTCTGGGTACAGATAGAGAGCAAAATGGTCCTGTCCTAGGCTTTCCTGTGGCTCCTGCACCTTTTGTGTCCCTGTTGAGCCTTGCCTTGGACAGTTAGTGAAAAGAAAGTTGGCTTCCACTGTGGGCTGTGTACTTAGGAAGGAGAgtactcctggcagaccagctctctgcaggcaggttttgtggACACAGGTGGAAGATaatctttctaaacaggcccatatacCACAAGGAAATATAAGTCTTAAAAACCTCCCAATCAAAAAAGCCCAGAGCCAgttggatttagttcagaattctatcagacattcaaagaagatgTGATATCattactcctcaaactatttcataaaatagaaacagaagcaacattATCTTATTCATTCATTGAAGCTACAATTAcattgatacctaaaccacacaaggacccaaccaaaaaagagaacttgagaccaatccgtttatgaatatcaatgcagaaatgctcaataaaactcttaaaaactgaatccaagatcacatcacaaccatcattcatcatgatcaagtaggctacatcccagtgatgcaagattgattcaatatgtggaaatccgctaacataatctactatatgaacaaactcaaaaagAAAGATCACATGATTATTtctttagatgcagaaaaagcatttgacagaatacAATATGCCTTCATCCtcagttttggaaagatcagtaattcaaggcctatatcttAACACAATAAAAACTATTTCCTGCAAACCAACATCCAATGTAAAAGTAAATGAAGAACAAATAACGagatgagggcccaggagcagcaggtccgctgcgtctgagacaccacctgaacctgaagggaccgacccggataaacagttctctgcacccaaatcccatgggaggaagagctaaaccttcagagaggcagacacgcctgtgaaaccagaagacactacactctgcccacatctctgactccagaggaaaacaccaaacgccatctgggactctggtgaaCGGGGGCTCCTGGAGAGGGCAGCACcagtcctcctggttgctgcccccgaggaaagctcataagcaacaccccacaagcaaacttgagcctcaggaccacaggtaagaccaacttttctgctgcaagcgaacagactggtggcctcaggacaaacagaggcaaaattcctctaggaaccgaaacttctggtttttagcCACAGACCCAATCTCGCGCTCCCTGCTTCCATTTCACGGCTCCCAaacccggacaggtgggcactcctgagactgcaaacttgagcctcggtaccacagataagaccaacttttctgctccaaatgacctgactggtgaactcagggcacaggcccacaggaacagctgaagacctgtagattggaaaaactacacacccgaaagcagaacactctgttcacataacaggctgaaagaaaacaggaaaacaggtctacagcactcttgacacgcAGGCTTATAGGactgtctagccactgtcagaaatagcagaacaaagtaacactagagataatctgatggtgagaggcaagcagagggacccaagcaacagaaaccaagactacatggcatcatcggagcccaattctcccaccaaagcagacatggaatatccaaacacaccagaaaagcaagatctactttcaaaatcatatttgatcatgatgctggaggacttcaagaaagacatgaagaactcctttagagaaatgcaggaaaacataaataaacaagtagaagcctatagaaaggaatcacaaaaatccctgaaagaattccaggaaaacacaatcaaacagttgaaggaattaaaaatggaaatagaagcaatcaagaaagaacacatggaaacaaccctggatattgaaaaccaaaggaagagataaggagccatagatacaagcatcaccaacagaatacaagagatagaagagagaatctcaggagcagaagattccatagaaatcattgactcaaatgtcaaagataatgtaaagcggaaaaagctactggtcaaaaacataaaggaaatcctggacacaatgagaagatcaaacctaaggataataggtatagaagagagtgaagactcccagttgaaagaaccagtaaatatcttcaacaaaatcatagaagaaaacttccctaacctaaagaaagtgatgtccataagcatacaagaagactacagatctccaaatagattggacaagaaaagaaacacctcccgacacataatagtcaaaacaccaaatggacaaaataaagaaagaatatgaaaagcagtaagggaaaaaggtcaagtaacatataaaagcagacctatcagaaatcacaccagacttttcactagagactatgaaaggcagaagatcctggacagatgtcatacggaccctaagagaaaacaaatatcagcccaggttactgtaaaactctcaattaacatagatggataaaccaagatattccatgacaaaaccaaaattagaaaatatctttctacaaatccagcgttacaaaggataataaatggtaaagcccaacataaggaggcaagctacaccctagaaaaagcaagaaactaatcgtcttggcaacaaaacaaagagaaaaaaagcacacaaacataacctcacatccaaatatgaatataacagaaagaataattactattccttaatatctctcaacatcaatggtcttaactccccaataaaaagacatagattaacaaactggatacgcgggctggagagagggctcagcggttaagagcacctgactactcttccagaggtcctgagttcaattcccagcaaccacatggtggcttacagccatatataaagagatccgatgccctcttctggcgtatctgaagacagctacagtgtacttttatataataaatgaataaatcttaaaaaaaaaaactggatatgcaatgaggacccggcattctgctgcctacaggaaacacacctcagagacaaagacagacactacctcagagtgaaaggctggaaaacaacttttcaagcaaatggtctgaagaagcaagctggagtagccattctaatatcaaataaaatcaattttcaactaaaagtcatcaaaaaagataaggaaggacacttcatatttatcaaaggaaaaatccaccaagatgaactctcaatcctaaatatctatgctccaaatacaagggcacctacatacgtaaaagaaagcttactaaagctcaaagcacatattgaaactcacacaataatagtaggagatttcaacaccccactctcatcaatggacagatcatggaaacacaaattaaacagggacgtagacagactaagagaagtcatgagccaaatggacttcacagatatttatagaacattctatcctaaagcaaaaggatatacattctactcagctcctcatgatactttctccaaaactgaccatataattggtcaaaaaaacgggcctcaacagttacaggaagatagaaataatcccatgcgtgctatcagaccaccacggcctaaagctggtcttcaataacaataagggaagaacgcccacctatacgtggaagttgaacaatgctctactcaaggacaacctggtcaaggaagaaataaagaaggaaattaaagacttcttagaatttaatgaaaattaaggtactacatacccaaacttatgggacacaatgaacgctgtgctatgaggaaaactcatacctctgagtgcctgcagaaagaaaacaggagaaagcatatgtcagcaccttgacagcacacctaaaagctctagaacaaaaagaagcaaatacatccaggaggagtagaaggcaggatataatcaaactcagagctgaaatcaaccaagtagaaaaaaaaaaggaccaggtgacaacaaatgctggtgaggatgtggagtaagaggaacactcttccattgttggtgggattgcggacaggtaaaatcattctggaaatcagtatggaggttcctcagaaaattggacattgaactacctgaggatccagctatacctcccttgggcatatacccaaaagatgccccaacatataaaaaagacacgtgctccactatgttcatagcagccttatttttaatagacagaagctagaaagaacccagatacttttcaatagaggaatgaatacagaaaatgtggtacatctacacaatggaatattactcagctatcaaaaacaacccctttatgaaattcataggcaaatgggtggaactggaaaatatcatcctgagtgaggtcacccaatcacagaaaaacagacatggtatgcactctttcataagtggctattagcccaaatgcttgaattagcctagatgcatcgaatacatgaaactcaagacggatgatcaaaatgtgaatgcttcactccttctttaaaagtggaacaagaatacccttggcagcgaatagagagtcaaagattaaaacagagacagaaggaacacccattcagagcctgccccacatgtggcccatacatatacagccacccaattagataagatggatgaagcaaagaattgcaggccgataggagccaaatgtagttctctcctgagagacacagccagaatacagcaaatacagaggcgaatgccagcagcaaaccactgaactgagaataggccccccgttgaaggaatcagagaaagaactggaagagcttgaagtggctcgagaccccatatgaacaacaatgccaagcaaccagagtttccagggactaagccactacttaaagactgtacatggactgaccctggactctgacctcataggtagcaatgaataccctagtaagatcaccagtggaagggtaagctcttggtcctgctaagactgaacccccagtgaacgtgattcttggggggagggtggcaatggggggaggatggggaggggaacactcataaagaactggagggggagggactagggggatgttggccaaaaaaccgagaaagggaataacactcaaaatgtaaataagaaatacttaagttaataaaaaagtaataaaaaaagtaaatggAGAAATGCTTGAAGTAATCCCtgtaaaatcagggacaagacaaggatgcctacTCTCCCCATACCTATTTTATATAGTACTCAATGTACTAGCTGAATAATAAGACAACAATAGAGATAAAttggatataaattggaaaaggagaaataaatgcATAACTATTAAAGAGGatttgatagtatacataagcaaccccaaaaattctaccagagactTTTTCTGGTtgataaaaaaacttcagcaaagtgtccagACATTACAAATGAGagacaagctgagaaagaaatcagggaaatatctCCCTttgtaatagccacaaataatatagaatatcttGGAGTAAGTCGAActaatcaagtgaaagatctgtatgacgaTAACGTGAAGATcctcaagaaagaaaatcaaagagtATCTCAGAAAATGTAGAGAATGTTCATGCCCATGGATTCGCAGAATTATCATAGTAAAATGTCCAACCTACCAAAgtaatctacacattcaatgcaatcccaacacaattcttcaaaggcatagaaagagcaattctcaaattcatctggaaaggcaaaaactccaaatagtgaaaacaattcttaacattaAAAGAACAGCTGGGGCGAAttaccattcctgacttcaagctctactacagagcaatagtgattaaaaactgcatggtattgatacagagacagacaggttgatcaacggaataaaatttaaaacctgGAAATAAAACCACCTTTGtagtaaataatataaattaaaattaagacaTCAACAACTAACACCTGCACTGTACCACACGGCATCTGCAGGAtgttttcatctcaatcagcaaacaTCATCTCTGCCCGGCCCCAACTTGCTAAGTTCCCAATTTCCATCCCATGTTGTTGCAAGATACAGGTAATTACCCTGTGGTAATCTTGTCATCTGTCTAGTTCCCAAAGAAGCTGACTGTCATGTCCATTCCATACAGAGGCCGCCTATCTTATGGCTCTCTTGTTGTGATCTCTGCTCAAAATTCTAGCGTCTGCACcttgtggttatagtcacaactcccagtaatcCATTAAAAATCAAACACTTTTCTccagtgtttatttttaatatacatgCCTCATGTTCTTAGTAGCCTTGTAGATactttgttaaaaatactattaaaaatgcaaatacaatTATTTACATAATCTTTCTTATTGATTATATTGTTCTATTTGATAAGCTGCATATTTTTGTAGATTGATATCCTCTACTATTTTCCTAGATTTGATTATCATCTAAAAATATTCCGTTGGAAAATTAGAGATTTCTAAGTATAGAATATATAGTCATGCGTAACTAGGGGCAATTTTGATGCTTTTTCTATTTGTACCCATTTGTTTGCTTTCTCTATACTTAGTGCTGTAAGAATTCAATTGCAATGTTGAACACGAATGAAGGTAGTGAATAGAAGTGTTCCTGTTATCAGAAGAATATTCTCAGCATTGGTCCATTTAGTGTAATATTAACTTTGGGTCTGTCATATACCTTTTTGTGAccttatattatttaatatttttcacaaTTTTTATCATAAAGGTTGAAAAATTTTGTCAAGGggatttttctttatctattaagATAACCAAGTGATTTTTGCCTTTGATTTATTTCATGTGATACTTTGTATGTAATACCCCCTTTCctctgtaaaataaaatacaaaatacatttgatattttaaatgctGTATTAAATGCAACATCAATTAAGAATTAAGGAGTTTTCACTTTACCTTCATTGGAAGAAATGATCTACGGTTCATTGTATCCTTATCTATTAGTGTATTTGTGACTCTGTAGATCAGTTCAGATCCTGCAAATATAGGAATCAGGTGGGAACGGAGGAGCATGAAATGAGAAGATAATTATACATTTCAGAAGTCCTTGAGATTAAATAGGGAATTCAAGACCAGGCTGTATTACACAGAACAACACTTTCTAAAAAGGAGCCCATCAAGAGATTCTAGAGGATATTTATttgaacatttataaaatgtcCTCTGGTTTACTACCTGGGAACTCCTAGTGGTCCAGCTAATTGATAATGTTTTTCCTATACAGGCAAAGAGAAGGGGGATTGAGGAAGAAAAACCGGgaaggggacatttgaaatgtaaataaataaaataaccaatgaaaaaataaaattgtcctcTGTTTTTACCTTTTCTTGTTCTCTACCTTGGATTTATAATGTTAATAACTCTTGTCTTTATTTCTCCTTCACCAGTCAAagactttcctttcctctctaaatTTCAGATATGAATAAAACCACTGATGCACTTTTGGGGATTCTTTTAGATGGGGTTACTGGAGAAATACTTTTAACTTTGACATCCCCCATTGAAATAGAGGAGGCTATGTTTGTCAATGTCCCCAAGTCCATAATGGCAGTTAGTGTTAATTTTTGAAGTGAGGTAAATCTGGTGACAAGAACATGACCAAAACATTGGCTCACAAATTTAGGATAAAGATTgcaaagaaatataagcagttaCTTTGTGGCTAAACCCATAAATATTCTTTTGACTCTTGGcaaccttttccttcccagaaacaAGGGATGCCAAAAGTGTTTGAGATTTCTTATCCCTGATCTATTTTCTAAATAGTCTTAGGGATTACATTTTGATATAGGAAGATGTTGGGCTAGTAGTTAAAGTCTATTAAGAGAAAATTACTTGCCCAAAGAACAGAACTTCTGGCCATGGGGGGAACTAATAGTCTAGCTGAGCAAGTTACCTAGCAATGGATCACCCTTCAGGAAGTCAGGCCTAATTTAAGTCATGCTAAAAGATAAATGGAATAATTATTTCTCTAATgagttactgtttttttttctttacagaatTTCAATGCCTAGTTCAGCCCTACAAGCAAATAGGCCATGAAGTCTGGCAAGACCAGCCTGCCTTTCTAAAAAGTGACTCAAAAGTCTACaggctttttctctctgtctctctcaatgtgtccatctgtgtctctgtatctctctctgtctctgtctctctctgtctttctgactctctttgtctctctcagtgtgtgtgtgtgtctctgcatctatccctgtcttcctctgtctcttgattctctctatctctctcctattgtctctctctcctatctctttctGATTCTGGCCAtgatataaaaatgttttttttctgattctctgGGCTTCCTGCTTTTTCTCCAAAATTCTTTCCCCAAATTTGAGGCTACCTTGTATTATGTATTTAGATCTCCAGAGTGGTATAAATGTCATTTttggggggttgttgttgttttttcttcttttattgttttatttgtttggttggtttttgcttcctcctcttttgttcattcattctcttgggtAGATGTTAAAGTATATAGTTTGTCTAACCCAGAAGTAAAAACGtttaaattctaataaaattgtTCTTGGTATTAAAATGCTATTTAGAGATTCAACAAGCAAACAGTAGTTAAAAAGCTTCAgtaaataattaatattatttgaAAAATGGTAAATTATTCCCACCTGAAAGAAtatttcatgtaaataaaattcgTGTACTctaatgtatgcatatacatttagATTCTTCCTGCTAGTAAAAGACTGTCCAAGAACTTTATCTAATGCATTGCAAATACAAATTACACTTAGACACCTGTGTAAATAAACTTCTCTGTAGTGAGACTGCTATATTAGAGACATTTAGTTAAAAAGCACAGAGCATTGTGACAGGGCAAGACAGTGCAGAGGTTCTCCATCTTGTATTCTAGCTGAAGCCATTCAGGTTAAACTAGAATTTGATCCCCTTGGTGGAGAATCCTGTGAAAAATTACCCAAATCTATTCTGGTAACCTAAGGTCAAGATACCCCAGTTAACTTATCTTAGCTTCTGTTTAACAGCTTGCTTTTGCAAACCTCCTGCAGCTAACTGATTATCTTAGCTTCTTGTTCAGAACACAACTGATCTAAACACCTAGCTTCTGTCTAATTACTTGGTAATGTTACCTGTTCCAGCTCCAGAGCAAGATGCCAGGGTGTGGGTTCTGCATTCAAAGACCCCTTGCTCTGGATAATTAGACCTACTTTTAGGACCCAAATACCTGAATGTACTGCCAGCATACGGAATGAGAATTTTTAATTGGCTATAAAGCTGTATTTGAGTGTCATTTCTGGTGGGCTTCCCATAACAGTATAAATTTCAGATTATTACCTCTGTCTTTGAAAATTCAAAGTGAATTATTATGTGTTATGAAAAGCATACCAAACTGGAATAAAAGAGCAATAAAGGAATGATATAAACATCTGGTACTCAAGTTTAGAGAATATGTTTTGAtcttaagaaaataaatctgTCCAGGTATCTTCTCATGTAGATTCTGGGATGTTAAACATATGCTCTGGTTTTTACCATGTATCTGCAATAGTCAGTCTGAAAATAATGTACAAACATGCATGTTATGATGAATAGTGTTGAGGATTGACTGGAGTTTgacagagagaaaagacacaTAAATGAGACTGAACCAATATGGCATGCTGAATGCTTTTAGGTTTTATTGGTTTCTTTATTTCAGAAAGTCAAATTCTTCAAAATGAGAAGTGTGTAAAACGTCACAAGGATAAGTACTAATGGTGATTATACATAATATTCTGCTTTGcaaaaatagacttttttttttcctttttccggggcaggggaccgaacccaggaccttgcgcttcttaggtaagcgctctaccactgagccaaatccccaaccccccccttttttttaaatgcagttgcctcttttttttttttggttctttttttcggagctggggaccgaacccagggccttgcgcttcctaggtaagcgctctaccactgagctaaatccccagcccgcaaaaatagacttttaaatattttcttgagataagaataataaaaagaaaatttgaaaatgttgtaGATGACCTATTAGGGTGAAAGAGCAAATATATATGGAAAACTGTTATCAGTCAATACTAaagaaaaacagataaagaataagaaagaataaaagtaagGAGGATGGAAGAAGAGTTTGTTTCCAGAAATTAATATATTTGAGTAAAATATTgcagaagaaaatgtttctagAGGTTTGTAGACTAAAATCGATTATTAGTAAAACAGTtcacaaataatattttaaacatatatttccTAAAATgtcatatatttcatatatatatatatggttccaTGGGGAATTCCTAGTGCAATATTTTGATAAGTATACATTTCATAGCACAATATTTTTATATGCATACATTTCATAGCATGAAATTTAAAAAGGTAGTGATCCatcaacacacaggaaaaaacaTGATTACAGATACTACCACTAGATATATTGAAGAAGATTCAGAGTCAAGTATAAGCACTTTTAGCAACTACCACAGTGCAAGTattaaatatagatatattaaaaaataactgCTATGGCCTATATTTTTCAATGATCTTACTAGTACACCAGCCAAGCCAAACTTACTACTTTGAAGTATCTTTGGTACATTTTTTAATGACATCCTTTAGGGCTTCTTTGACTTGCTTATTTCTTAGGGAATATATAAAAGGGTTTAGTACAGGTGCAAGTGCAAGAGTGAGTATGGCAACCCCCTTGTTTAAAGATATTCTCTCCTCTGCAGATGGTTTGATGTACATAAAAATACAGCTGCCATAAGAGATGAAGACAACAATCATGTGTGAGGAACAGGTGGAGAAGGCCTTCTTCTTCTGCTGGGCAGAAGGGAATTTCAGAATTGTACTTAAGATTCTCCCATAAGAGACCATTACTAGGGCTAAGGTAGTTAGGAGAGTAATGATGGCAAAAATGTAATTGAGCAGTTGCATGGACCTTGTATCATTGCAGGAAAGCTTCAAGATGGGGGAGTAGTCACAAAAAAAGTGTTCAATAATACTATCACAAAATTCCAAACTCAGACTCACAATGACTCCAGGGCAGACCAGAAACAAAGCTATTAAACAGCAACTACCAAACAGCAACATACAGACTCTATTGTTCATGATGGTTGTATAATGAAGAGGCTTAcaaatggccacatagcggtcataggacaTGACAGCCAGCAAGAAAAACTGCGCTATTCCAAAGATAAAGGCAGCAAATAACTGTGTGAAGCAAGCCTCAACTGAAATAGTTTTATTCATGGTCACTATGCTCACCAGAAACCTAGGAATGCAGGTAGATGTCAGCGAgatttctaaaaatgaaaacttctgaaggaagaaatacatgggtgTTTTGAGGTGGGAATCCAGCAGTGTGAGAAGGATAATGGTAAGATTTCCAGTTATGCTCAGCACATATGCTATAAATAGGAAAAGGAAGATTACAATTTGCCACTGTGGGTCATCTGTCAATCCCAGAAGAACGAAGGTTGTCACCAATGTACGATTTCTCATGTGTAAATGTCTTCTAGTTATTTCCAGCCTGGTCAAAAAAAATGATTGATAGGTTCTTTTTGTAAAGACTTAAAGGTGATGTAGAGTCTTGCAGTGCACTGGAAATGCAATTCCCTTTTAAGTTTCCACATTTACTTACTGGTCAGAAATACCACCATAATAGCCCTAATCTAAACTTCTGTCCTAGATATTCATTTTCAAttactttcagtttttttatacttggaaaacttttattattttacatgataaatattttcatgtttctcATTTTTAACCTACGTTTTTTAAAATAGAACTCTTACTTCTATAGATTCCCAAGAAATTTTCAGGCCAGTATGagtaatacatattttttaaagaacatcaTTTCCAAAACTAAgcatttttcattattattattattattattattattattattattattacattttaatatatttttatgttttccccTCCTCTAACTCCTCGAAATCCTTTCCACTTACCAACCCACCCAACTTTATGagctattcacacacacagacacacacacacacacacacacacacacactctttttccCCCAAAATCCcccccaaaacacaaaaacaaaacataaaaaccaaaaagaaaagaaaagaaaaagacaagacaAAATTGCAACAAGCAGCCATCAGAAACGTCATacattttgttgtgtgtttgctAGTACTCTTGGGCATAGGGGATGCACTGGAATGTGGCTGATATGtcgagtaatattccactgtagaAAACTAGTTTTCCTTTCATCAGTGGATACCAATTGCAAATACGTTCTTGATTAGGAATGAGATCCCATGTTCACTTCCTCTCAAAGAGATGTTTCCTGCTATCCTGaaccaaagcaaatattgttcTTTCTGCCACAGACTCTTTGAGTTTGTGCATCTGTTCTGGTCTATCTAGAAAACAGTTTCCATGGAAACA
This window contains:
- the Or6c214 gene encoding olfactory receptor Olr1051 isoform X1; protein product: MRNRTLVTTFVLLGLTDDPQWQIVIFLFLFIAYVLSITGNLTIILLTLLDSHLKTPMYFFLQKFSFLEISLTSTCIPRFLVSIVTMNKTISVEACFTQLFAAFIFGIAQFFLLAVMSYDRYVAICKPLHYTTIMNNRVCMLLFGSCCLIALFLVCPGVIVSLSLEFCDSIIEHFFCDYSPILKLSCNDTRSMQLLNYIFAIITLLTTLALVMVSYGRILSTILKFPSAQQKKKAFSTCSSHMIVVFISYGSCIFMYIKPSAEERISLNKGVAILTLALAPVLNPFIYSLRNKQVKEALKDVIKKCTKDTSK